One segment of Scomber scombrus chromosome 3, fScoSco1.1, whole genome shotgun sequence DNA contains the following:
- the crbn gene encoding protein cereblon — MADERGGGEDNINDIMGNQLQLLPDNEEEEEEEEDDMETEDRDSEDAEKPNIITFDPSLPTSHAYLGSDMEEFHGRTVHDEDSCQTIPVLPHTAVMLVPGQTLPLQLFRPQEVSMMRSVIQRDRTFAVLAHSDAGEPQAEFGTTAEIYAYREEQEYGIETVKVKAIGRQRFKVHEIRTQADGIRQAKVQILPERILPDPLSAVQLTPLSRLHMHPSFKPQTQSCKQAQCWWNNYRQRKFHCASLTPWPPWVYALYDSESLMNRVKKQLHEWDENLKDDSLPTNAVDFSYRVAACLPIDDALRLQLLKIGSAIQRLRCELDIMDRCTSLCCKQCQDTEITTKNEIFSLSLYGPMAAYVNPHGYVHETLTVYKANNLNLVGRPSTLHSWFPGYAWTIAQCRTCGSHMGWKFTATKKDLSPPRFWGLTRSAMLPRIPHGMGDDGREGSRLLCL; from the exons ATGGCTGACGAGAGGGGAGGAGGTGAAGACAACATCAACGACATCATGGGGAACCAGCTGCAGCTCTTACCAG acaatgaggaggaggaggaggaggaagaagatgacaTGGAGACTGAAGATCGAGACAGTGAGGATGCAGAGAAGCCCAACATCATCACCTTTGACCCCAGTCTCCCCACCTCACATGCT TACCTGGGCTCTGACATGGAGGAATTTCATGGCCGCACAGTCCACGACGAGGACAGCTGTCAGACCATCCCTGTCCTGCCACACACGGCCGTGATGCTGGTGCCGGGCCAGACGTTGCCTCTGCAGCTATTCAGGCCACAGGAGGTCAGCATGATGAGGAGCGTCATCCAGAGAGACCGGACCTTTGCTGTGCTTGCACACAG TGATGCAGGCGAGCCACAGGCAGAGTTTGGGACCACAGCTGAAATCTATGCATATCGGGAGGAGCAGGAGTACGGCATTGAGACTGTCAAAGTGAAAGCTATAGGGAGGCAGAGATTCAAGGTCCATGAGATAAGAACTCAAGCAGATGG GATCAGACAAGCCAAAGTCCAGATCCTTCCAGAGAGAATCCTTCCTGATCCTCTATCTGCCGTGCAGCTAACGCCCCTCTCCAGGCTGCACATGCACCCCTCCTTCAAACCCCAGACTCAGAGCTGCAAACAGGCCCAGTGCTGGTGGAATAACTACCGACAG AGGAAGTTTCACTGTGCCAGTCTGACGCCATGGCCACCCTGGGTTTACGCACTCTACGACTCT GAGTCGCTCATGAACAGAGTGAAGAAGCAGCTCCATGAATGGGATGAAAATCTGAAGGATGACTCTCTCCCTACAAATGCCGTAG ACTTCTCGTACAGAGTGGCGGCCTGTCTGCCTATAGACGACGCGTTGCGGCTCCAGCTGCTGAAGATTGGCAGTGCCATCCAGAGACTTCGCTGTGAGCTGGACATCATGGACCGG TGCACATCACTGTGCTGTAAGCAGTGCCAGGACACAGAAATCACCACAAAAAATGAGATCTTCAG CCTGTCTCTGTACGGCCCCATGGCGGCATATGTCAACCCTCACGGCTACGTCCATGAAACCTTGACTGTCTACAAAGCCAACAACCTCAACCTGGTTGGCAGGCCATCCACACTGCACAGCTGGTTTCCAGG gTATGCCTGGACAATTGCTCAGTGCCGAACCTGCGGGTCTCACATGGGTTGGAAGTTCACAGCCACCAAGAAGGACTTGTCTCCGCCTCGTTTCTGGGGTCTGACTCGTTCAGCCATGCTCCCCCGTATCCCCCACGGCATGGGGGATGACGGGAGGGAGGGCTCTCGCCTGCTCTGCCTGTGA
- the pa2g4a gene encoding proliferation-associated protein 2G4a, whose translation MSDDEQEQTIAEDLVVTKYKMGGDIANQALRLVVEAAKPGASVLSLCEKGDLYIMAETGKVFKKEKDMKKGIAFPTSVSVNNCVCHFSPLKSDPDHTLKDGDLVKIDLGVHVDGFIANVAHSFVVGASKENPITGRKADVVKAAHLCAEAALRLVKPGNQNTQVTEAWNKIAQSFKCSPIEGMLSHQLKQHIIDGEKTIIQNPTDQQRKDHEKAEFEVHEVYAVDVLISTGEGKARDGGLRTTIYKRDPSKQYGLKMKTSRTFFSEVERRFDAMPFTLRAFEDEAKARLGVVECAKHELLQPFSVLQEKEGEFVAQFKFTVLLMANGPHRITNGPFDPELYKSEHEVQDPELRTLLQSSASRKTQKKKKKKASKTAENATGQPTEETEAAE comes from the exons ATGTCCGACGATGAGCAAGAACAGACCATCGCCGAGGATTTGGTAGTCACCAAATACAAGATGGGGGGTGACATCGCCAACC AGGCTCTTCGTTTGGTTGTGGAGGCTGCCAAGCCCGGGGCGTCTGTGCTCAGCCTCTGTGAGAAAGGGGACCTCTACATCATGGCTGAAACCGGAAAGGTCTTCAAAAAGGAGAAGGACATGAAGAAAG GCATTGCCTTTCCCACCAGCGTCTCAGTCAATAACTGTGTTTGCCACTTCTCTCCCCTGAAGAGTGACCCTGACCACACACTTAAAGATGGGGATCTGGTCAAAAT AGATCTAGGGGTTCATGTTGACGGCTTCATTGCAAATGTCGCTCACAGCTTTGTGGTGGGAGCCTCTAAG GAGAACCCCATCACAGGCCGGAAAGCTGATGTAGTCAAAGCAGCTCATCTGTGTGCAGAAGCAGCACTTCGCCTTGTTAAACCTGGTAACCAG AACACTCAGGTGACGGAGGCCTGGAACAAGATCGCCCAGTCGTTCAAATGCTCACCTATTGAGG GTATGCTGTCCCATCAGCTAAAGCAACATATCATAGATGGAGAGAAGACCATCATTCAGAACCCTACAGACCAGCAAAG GAAAGACCACGAGAAGGCTGAATTTGAGGTACATGAAGTTTATGCCGTGGACGTCTTGATTAGCACCGGAGAAGGGAAG GCCAGAGATGGAGGTCTGAGGACCACCATTTATAAGAGGGACCCCAGTAAGCAGTATGGCTTGAAGATGAAGACATCTCGTACTTTCTTCAGCGAGGTTGAGCGACGCTTTGATGCCATGCCTTTCACTCTTAG GGCGTTTGAGGATGAGGCCAAAGCCCGTCTGGGTGTGGTGGAGTGTGCCAAACACGAGTTGCTACAGCCCTTCAGCGTGCTACAGGAGAAAGAGG GAGAGTTTGTAGCTCAGTTTAAATTCACAGTGCTGCTGATGGCCAACGGGCCTCACAGAATCACCAACGGACCCTTTGATCCAGAGCTCTACAAGTCAGAGCATGAAGTCCAGGACCCAGAGCTAAGG ACTTTACTACAGAGCTCCGCAAGCCgtaaaacacagaagaaaaagaaaaagaag GCCTCAAAGACAGCAGAAAATGCGACTGGACAGCCAACTGAAGAAACAGAAGCAGCAGAATAA